The DNA region CAACGATCGCGCCAATCGCAAGAGTAAGCACCAAGGCAGCACGCAGACGATGGCTAGTGTGAGATTCAAACAACAGCGCGATTAAGAACAAAATAGCTGCCGCATAAGCCGACCCGATGTAGAAGAAATATTGCACCGCCCACGGAAGCCAAGCGATGGCCTGAGGCTGTACGAGCACTTCGGTTATGTTCATGCTTTTTCTCCTTGTGGATCGTAAATCGCAGGCTGACCTTCAATGTGTTGAGTGAAGCGTTCATTCATGCCGATGTAGAACACGTGGGGTTTGGTGCCTTCGTTTGGCTTAAGCACCTTGATGTCGTCTTGGTGCTCAGTCACCAAGCGGCGAACTTCGCTGTTCGGATCGTTGATATCACCAATTACACGGGCACCACCGACGCACGTTTCCACGCAAGCAGGCAGCAAACCTTCTTCGAGGCGATGTGCGCAGAAAGTACATTTGTCCGCAGTTAGGGTCTCTTCGTTGATGAAGCGCGCATCGTAAGGACAAGCCTGAACGCAGTATGCACACGCCACGCAGCGACTGTTATCGACCATCACGATGCCGTCTTCTCGTTGGAAGGTGGCTTGCACCGGACAAACGGCCACACACGGCGGGTTATCACAGTGGTTACACAAGCGCGGCAGCATGAAAGATTTCACTTCTTCTGTTGCGGTTGAGCCATCATCGAGGGTGACTTCATACTGCTTTACTGTGGTTCGGAACTGGCCAATAGGGGCTTGGTTCTCGATGCTGCAACCGACGGTACAAGCCTGACAGCCAACGCATTTACGCAAGTCGACAACCATGGCGTAGCGTTTACCGACTTGGCCTTTTCGGTCGGGTTCATTGTTGTTTCTGATCACAGTGCCTGCTGTGGCTGTGCCAATTCCGGCGATCGGAATCAGCGCAGCGCCTGCGGTAACGGCACTGAGAAAACGGCGTTTGGTGGAATCCATAACTCACCTGCTAAGATTGATTAGAGCTTGTTTTCATTGTCAGAATTGCAGCCCTTTGCCGATATAGTGGATTTCCACATACCGAGAGCAAAGTTGATCTAAAACAAATGTGGATTCCGCTATGTTGCTGTTATTCTGATGCTCCCAATACCGAGGATTAAGAAACAATTCATGCTGAACAAATCGCTAAACTTCATTCGCTTATGGATTGTTTTTATCAGTCTTATGCTCGGCTGCTTCACGGTTTCTTTTGCACATGCAGCACCAACGCAGACATTAGATTCCAGCGCTTTCTCTAAACCGCAAGTCGATGTGGGTGTGCTAGCCATACGCGGCCATTTATATGCGGAGCAGCGTTGGCAACCGACGATTTACTGGCTCAATCAACAGATCCCTGAAGTGCGGTTTGTTCTCCATCCGTTAGATCTCGATGGCATGACCAAAGCAGTCGAAAACCAAAGCATGGACTTCATTCTCACCAACCCAGGACAAGCAGTGCGCTTGGGGCGTCAGTACGCGCTGTCTTGGATAGCGACGTTGACCAGCCAAGCGCCAGAGAACTCCAATTACGGCATCGGTTCTGCGCTGGTGGTGCGTTCTGATTCGCCTTATTCCACACTCAATGATGTTTCCGGTTTGCCGATTGCAGCGGTGTCAGAGAAAGCGTTTGGTGGCTACCTCACATTGCGTTATCAAGTGATAGAGAAAGGGTTAGATCCGAACGATTTCTTCTCGGATGTGCGCTTTTTAGGCTTCCCAATTGATGCCAACT from Vibrio hyugaensis includes:
- the dsrO gene encoding sulfate reduction electron transfer complex DsrMKJOP subunit DsrO translates to MDSTKRRFLSAVTAGAALIPIAGIGTATAGTVIRNNNEPDRKGQVGKRYAMVVDLRKCVGCQACTVGCSIENQAPIGQFRTTVKQYEVTLDDGSTATEEVKSFMLPRLCNHCDNPPCVAVCPVQATFQREDGIVMVDNSRCVACAYCVQACPYDARFINEETLTADKCTFCAHRLEEGLLPACVETCVGGARVIGDINDPNSEVRRLVTEHQDDIKVLKPNEGTKPHVFYIGMNERFTQHIEGQPAIYDPQGEKA